One Flavobacterium cerinum genomic window, CCGGATTAGGAGCCTATAGCACCGGATGGTTAGATGTCAGAGTAAGCGGATCTAACATTACAAGTTTTGGTATTGGCGGAGTGGTAGTTTCGCACCGGATTTTAGAAGCGTTTAGCTTTTTAGGAAGTAATCAGATTGCCGATTTCCGTAAATTCTTTTTGGGATGTAGTCAACTACAAGCAGTTCTCGCATTGGATACTTCAAAAGGCAACAATTTCGGAACAATGTTCAGTTCTTGTTCTGCTTTGAAAAATGCTCCGATGTTAGAAACAGGTAAAGGACTTGATTTTAGCTATATGTTTGAATCCTGTACGCAATTAAAAACGGTTCCTTTATTGGAAACATCAAACGGAGCCAGCTTTAGCGGCATGTTTTACGGATGTAGTTCGTTAAAAACCATTCCCTTATTCAATACAATAAAAGGAATCGATTTTAGTATGATGTTCTCATTTAACACTGCTTTGGAAACCGTACCCTTACTGAATTTTGCAAGCGGTGAAGTATTCACAAGTATGTTTGAGTCTTGCTCTCATTTAAGAACAGTTCCGCTTTTTGAAACCTCAAAAGCAACGGATTTCAGCTACATGTTTCAGGACTGTGTGGCGCTGCAAACAGTGCCTTTATTTAAAGCCTCAAGTGTAATTGATTTTACAAGTATGTTTTTCGGATGTGTTGCCTTACAAACACTCCCTGCATTTGATACTGCAAAAGCGGGAAGTATGGGCGGCATGTTAACGAACTGCACATCATTGAGTAAAGCAACATTTTTAGGAACTAAAGTAACAATCTCATATGTAGGCTGTAAGCTTTCGCGTAATGCTTTAGTCGACATATTTAAAAGCCTGGCAACCGGAGTGACCTCCAAATCCGTAACCATTACGAATAACTGGGGGGCTTCATCATTATCAGCAAGCGAAAAGGCAATTGCTACAGGTAAAGGATGGACTATTATTGGATAACAAAAAATAAAACTATGATAACGAACACAAACGAATATTTTATCGAAATAATTGCCGAAGAAGGAAAGGAATTATTTGACGGAGAGTATGTTACAAATAGAGTGACGGCACCTTTAGGAACCGATTTAAGCAACTGGATCGAAAGAGATCCGGTGCCGGGAGAGAATAGCCCTGAAAATACACCGGCCGGGTTTATACCCGGAAATTAAAACAGCGTAATAACACCTCCAGACATTGAAACGATAGGAAGGAGTATGGGATTAAACGGATAACGAAAATAATAATGGGAACAATTGCAGACAAATTAGCTTTTCTGGGACAAACCAAAGCCGAAATACGGGATGCTATCACTTCGAAAGGTGTGATGGTTCCTCCTGCAACTACCTTTAGGGAATATGCCGGAAAAATACGTGAAATAAAATCGGAAGGCGGAGAAAATCCGGAAGAATGGAAACGCCCGGAAGATTGGTTGGTTATAGAAGACAGAGTAGCGGAAGGCGATCATAAATTCGTGGGTTTATACGCGATATTTGAAGAAGGAAACTTTGTTTCGTTTGCCGCTACCGGCGATTACACGGTAGATTGGGGCGACGGCGTTATCGAAAATGTCGCCTCAGGTGTTCCGGCGAATCATACCTATTCTTACCATTCCTTTCCGGGAACTGAAACTTCTGAGGGCTACCGACAAGCGATTGTTACTATCACACCTCAAAATAACGGGGATTTAACCGGACTCTTTTTGCAGGTAAGACATAATCAGCCTGCGTTGAGTTTTTCGTATAGCACCGGATGGCTGGACATCAGAATGAGCGGACAAAATATCAGAAATCTTACAATTGGCGGAACAACGGCCTATCATCGGTATTTAACGTCTTTTTGTTTTTTAGGCCACAATGCAATAACCGACTTTAACCGGTTTTTTTACGGATGTACCCGGCTACAAGCTGTTCCGGTATTCGATACCGCAAACGGACTTGACTTTAGCTATATGTTCCATTATTGTACGGCCTTAAAAAATGTTCCCTTATTAAATACAGCTGGCGGGATCAATTTTAGTTATATGTTTCAAAACTGCATTTCCCTGCAAAGCGTCCCGTTATTCGATACTTCAAGAGGAATAGATTTTAGTTTCATGTTTGGATGGTGTTATAAATTGGAAGCAATCCCGTTTTTAAACACTTCAAATGGCGTGGTTTTTTACAATATGTTTATTGCCTGCACTTATTTGAAAACCATTCCGGCACTCAATACTGCCAGAGGAGTTGATTTTCGCTATATGTTCGTAACGTGTAGTTCATTACACACCGTTCCGGAATTAAAAACGTCCGGCGGAACACTTTTTACGGGCATGTTTTCAAATTGTACAGCTTTGCGGGCAATACCGTTATTGGATACAACAAAAGGAACTGATTTTAATGATATGTTTTATGCCTGTAACCTGTTAGAAGCCATTCCGTTACTGAATACCTCGAATGGGGTCAATTTTAGCAGCATGTTTACGAATTGCGGCGGATTAACTAAAGGAGCATTATTAAATACCGGAGAATCTATTTCCTATTTTGACTGTAAACTGTCACCGGCAGCTTTAGTCGATGTGTTTAAAAATTTAGCATCAGGTGTAGCATCCAAAACAATAATAATTGAAAACAATTGGGGTGCTCCATTATTAAAGAAGGAAGAAAGAGCCATAGCAACCGACAAAGGTTGGGTTGTTTTGGGATAAAGTGTAAAAAAATTATAAAAGAAGACTAATGGCTATAACATCATTTAACAACATATTACAATGGTTTTTACAAGGTAAAAAACCAACTCAGTCACAATTTGAAGCAACATTCCGGTCTTTTTGGCACAAGGAAGAAATCATTCCGGCCAATAAAATCGAAGGCTTAGAGCAGGCGCTTAACCAAAAAGCAGAGCAAGCACAGTTTACAGAACATCTTAATGATTTGAATACACACGCTGTTTTGTTTGCCGCTAAGGAAAATACCGGAGATAAACAAAATAATCTTACACCGGATAATAAAGGAGTTAAATTCCCGACAGTTGATGCTGTGAATGGCGCTATTGGTGATATCAATAAAGCTATTGTTATCATTAACGGACAGCTGGTATAATTAGGAACATATCGGATTATGCGGAATTAACGAAGACTTAAAATCAAAATACTTTTATATGGCAACTTTATCAGAAATAAAAGCCTGGTTTAAAACCGGATTAAAACCATCTCAATTTCAATTTTGGTTGGCATGGGATTCGTTTTGGCATAAAGAAGAGGGAATTCCGCAAGCGAATATTCTGGATCTTGAAACGGATCTTTCTAACAAAGCAAATCAGAATGGCGGTAATGTTTTTACCGGAAAACAAACGATAGAAGGTAATCTGGAATTAAAAGGTACTGTAAAACAGCTGTTTGAAAGCTATATTCGTTATGGTGAACCGGAACTGGATAGTATGTATTTCGATGAAAGTAATCTTATGCCGGAATACCCGCAATTTGACAATCTGTTCTTTTTTACCGTTGCTCCGGATAGTTTTGATATTAATATACAAAGTGAAACGATTACGGTTCGGTTATTGGTTGATGGTAATTTCGGAGATTACGTTTTTACTAAGAATGAATCTTTTGGTACAACAACCGGCTACGGACCGATGTGGACAATGCCGGCATTAACCGGCTATACTTCTATTTCTTTAGAAGGGGCATATGTAAGTCAAATAGCGCCTAGCATCGTTAAATTAAACCTACCCGCTGATAAGGATGGTATGGGGAAATTTCTATATAATAATGTCGTTCAGGTACAGCCAAACGGAACGCTTAAAGCCGTGGTACCAACAATACCCGATATTAGAGAGGTACTCGCAATCAGTGGTAACAGCATTAATACAGCTATCAATTTTTGGTCCGGCGACGGCCTGACTCGTAATATTGTCAGCGGAAGAGGCTCCTTTATCGGTTATAATGTGTATGATAACGATTGGAATGGTCGGTTTGGATCGTATACAGTAGACGGAATGCACTTTAATACCTATCCTAATAATCCGACTTATAAATATGATGTGGAGGTAGTGCCTAATAAAACACAGGCTAATACAAATAAAGTTGAGGTGGTATTACCCAAAAAAGACGGTCACTTACCGGTTAAATCGGAACTGCCGGCTTTGATGCATCGAACAATCGCTACCACGGCGACAGCATTAAACGATCAGCAATTACTCGCCTTAATAACACCGTTAGATAATACCGGCGGCGATTATAAAGCCTTACATACAACATTGGTTTATAATGGTACTGCAAATGCAACCTGGATGATTCCGGTAGAAAGTTTTGGCAGTTATCGTTATACCATTATCAATAACACCGGATATGCCATAACAATTAACAGAGCCGGTATAACAACATTTTGGATTGGAGGGGTGTCCAATACTTCAGTCACGATTCCGGCAAACGGATGGGCGGAGATTGTGGGTAGTGAAAAAGAAAACAGATTCTATTTCAGGATTTTTTAAAAAAGGAGCTACAATCGTAAAAAACAGGATTAAAAACGGAATATTAATCGGAAAACCAGTAGAAAAAGAATGGGAACAATTGCAGATAAATTAACCTATTTAGGTCAGACCAAATCGGAAATAAGGGATGCTATCCTATCAAAAGGGGTGACTGTTCCTACTGATACGACTTTTCGGGAGTATGCCGGAAAAATCCGTGAAATACAAGCTGAAAACGAAGGAGAAGACCCGAATGTATGGACGCGCCCTGATGATTGGCTGCCGATCAAACATAAAGTGGCTGTCGGAGATCAGAAGTTTGTAGGATTACACGCGATATTGGAAGACAGTAACTTTATTTCGCTTTCGGCTACCGGAAATTACACGGTGGATTGGGGGGATGGTGTCGTTGAAAATTTTGCTTCCGGTGTTCAGGCGGATCATATATATTCATACGATATTTTCCCGGGAACAGAAACTACCGGAGGTTACCGTCAGGCTATTGTAACGGTTATACCACAAGCCGGACACAATTTGACAGGCCTTAATTTACAGAGTAAACACCGTCAGACCGGATTGAATATGTTTTACAGTACCGGATGGCTGGATATCAAAATAAGCAGTCAATACATTGCCAATCTTATTGTTGGCGGAACAACGGTCACTCATGGTTATTTAGAAGCGTTTTACTTGGCTGGAAGCAATTTAATAACAGATTATACTAAGCTTTTTTCAATGTGTAGAGTCTTGGAATCTGTATTATTTGATGATACTTCAAAAGGGACAACTTTTAGTTTTATGTTTGAAAGTTGTGCAGCTTTGAAAACCATTGCGTTACCGGATACTTCAAAAGGCGGAAGTTTTAATTATATGTTTACCGGATGTAATGCCCTGAGTACTATTTTGTCGTTAGATACTTCAAGCGGAGTTAATTTTAACTACATGTTTGTAGGTTGCGGATCTTTAACAACAGTGCCGTTATTAAATACATCCAATGGGATATACTTCAATAATATGTTTGACAGCTGTACGAAGTTGCGAAATATACCTCAGTTCGATACCGCAAAAGGGATCTATTTTGAATATATGTTTGCTTCATGTAGTTCTTTAAAAACCATTCCGTTATTGAATACAGCAAACGGATTAGGTTTTAACGGGATGTTTATGGCCTGCCGCTCGTTGCAAAGCATTCCGTTATTAAATACATCAAAAGGAACACGTTTTAGCGGGATGTTTTTTTCCTGTAATAATTTGAAAAGAGTTCCCTTATTGGACACGTCAAGCGGAACAAATTTTGGAAATATGTTCGAAGGATGCGGCTCTTTAAAAACAGTCCCTTTATTAAATACTTCGAAAGGAACCGTTTTCGTGTCAATGTTTATGTCATGCGGCTCATTACAAATAATCCCGTTATTGGATACCTCAAACGGAAGCGATTTTTCCGGTATGTTTTTATACTGTTCTATTTTGCAAAATGTACCGAGGTTAAATGTCGCTAACGGAACAAAATTTAATGAAATGTTCAGTTATTGCAGATCATTAAGTAAGGCCACATTACGAGGTCTCAAAAATGCAATTTCCTACGAAAATTGTAAAATTTCACATACTGCCCTGGTCGATATTTTTAACAATTTAGGATCAGGCGTAACAGCAACAACGATCACCATAACCAATAATTGGGGCACATCATTATTAACAGCACAAGAACGGGCTATTGCCACCGATAAAGGCTGGACAATCATAGGATAAAAGCCAAACGAACAATAGGAATCATTATAGTGAAAACAACCTGCCTCTTGAGGTAGCGGATTCCTATTGCATAATAATTTTATAAAATACAAGCATAATATGGCAACACCATTTTACAATATACTGCAATGGTTCTTACAAGGTAAGAAACCGACGCAGTCCAATTTTGAAGAAACATTTCGATCATTTTGGCACAAAGAAGAAGCGATACCAACGAATACAATCGAAGGATTAGATCAGATATTGAACCAAAAAACAGATAAAACGGCATTTGGAACACATCTTACTGATGAACAGGCTCATACTGTTCTGTTTGTATCTAAAGAAAACACTGGAAACAAACAAAATAGTCTGACGCCGGATAATACAGGAACCAAGTTTCCTACGGTGGATGCTGTAAATGGCGCTATTACGACAATAGGAAATGCGATTGATGTGATTAACGGACAAATAGTATAATAAAATGGGAACAATTGCAGATAAATTAACCTATTTAGGGCAGACCAAATCGGAAATACGGGATGCTATCATTTCAAAAGGGGTGAGTGTTCCGGCGAATACCACTTTTCGGGAATATGCCGGAAAAATACGGGCAATAGGAGCCGGAAGCGAAGGAGAAGAACCGGATGTATGGAAGCGCCCCGGCGATTGGTTGCCGATAGAGAGTAAAGTAGTAGCCGGCGATCATAAGTTTGTAGGGTTATACGCAATATTTGAAGAAGGAAATTTTATTTCACTTTCGGCTACCGGAAATTATACGGTAGACTGGGGCGATGGTGTAGTTGAAAATTTTGCTTCCGGTGTTCAGGCGGATCATAGCTATTCATACGATGCTTTTCCGGGTACGGAGAGTACTGAGGGTTACCGACAGGCTGTTGTAACGGTTACTCCACAAGCCGGACAAAATCTGACCGGTATCAATTTACAGTGCCAACACCGCCAGTCCGGATTGAATATTATT contains:
- a CDS encoding BspA family leucine-rich repeat surface protein; translated protein: MGTIADKLTYLGQTKSEIRDAIISKGGTVTAETPFREYAERIREIKSETTVNPDEWKRPADWLSIEGRVKVGDQKFVGLYAIFEDSNFAALSATGNYTVDWGDGVVENYASGIQANHIYSYSAFPGTDSSRGYRQAIVTVTPQAGQSLTNINLQRKHTQAGLGAYSTGWLDVRVSGSNITSFGIGGVVVSHRILEAFSFLGSNQIADFRKFFLGCSQLQAVLALDTSKGNNFGTMFSSCSALKNAPMLETGKGLDFSYMFESCTQLKTVPLLETSNGASFSGMFYGCSSLKTIPLFNTIKGIDFSMMFSFNTALETVPLLNFASGEVFTSMFESCSHLRTVPLFETSKATDFSYMFQDCVALQTVPLFKASSVIDFTSMFFGCVALQTLPAFDTAKAGSMGGMLTNCTSLSKATFLGTKVTISYVGCKLSRNALVDIFKSLATGVTSKSVTITNNWGASSLSASEKAIATGKGWTIIG
- a CDS encoding BspA family leucine-rich repeat surface protein; the protein is MGTIADKLAFLGQTKAEIRDAITSKGVMVPPATTFREYAGKIREIKSEGGENPEEWKRPEDWLVIEDRVAEGDHKFVGLYAIFEEGNFVSFAATGDYTVDWGDGVIENVASGVPANHTYSYHSFPGTETSEGYRQAIVTITPQNNGDLTGLFLQVRHNQPALSFSYSTGWLDIRMSGQNIRNLTIGGTTAYHRYLTSFCFLGHNAITDFNRFFYGCTRLQAVPVFDTANGLDFSYMFHYCTALKNVPLLNTAGGINFSYMFQNCISLQSVPLFDTSRGIDFSFMFGWCYKLEAIPFLNTSNGVVFYNMFIACTYLKTIPALNTARGVDFRYMFVTCSSLHTVPELKTSGGTLFTGMFSNCTALRAIPLLDTTKGTDFNDMFYACNLLEAIPLLNTSNGVNFSSMFTNCGGLTKGALLNTGESISYFDCKLSPAALVDVFKNLASGVASKTIIIENNWGAPLLKKEERAIATDKGWVVLG
- a CDS encoding BspA family leucine-rich repeat surface protein; translated protein: MGTIADKLTYLGQTKSEIRDAILSKGVTVPTDTTFREYAGKIREIQAENEGEDPNVWTRPDDWLPIKHKVAVGDQKFVGLHAILEDSNFISLSATGNYTVDWGDGVVENFASGVQADHIYSYDIFPGTETTGGYRQAIVTVIPQAGHNLTGLNLQSKHRQTGLNMFYSTGWLDIKISSQYIANLIVGGTTVTHGYLEAFYLAGSNLITDYTKLFSMCRVLESVLFDDTSKGTTFSFMFESCAALKTIALPDTSKGGSFNYMFTGCNALSTILSLDTSSGVNFNYMFVGCGSLTTVPLLNTSNGIYFNNMFDSCTKLRNIPQFDTAKGIYFEYMFASCSSLKTIPLLNTANGLGFNGMFMACRSLQSIPLLNTSKGTRFSGMFFSCNNLKRVPLLDTSSGTNFGNMFEGCGSLKTVPLLNTSKGTVFVSMFMSCGSLQIIPLLDTSNGSDFSGMFLYCSILQNVPRLNVANGTKFNEMFSYCRSLSKATLRGLKNAISYENCKISHTALVDIFNNLGSGVTATTITITNNWGTSLLTAQERAIATDKGWTIIG